A single Entelurus aequoreus isolate RoL-2023_Sb linkage group LG11, RoL_Eaeq_v1.1, whole genome shotgun sequence DNA region contains:
- the popdc3 gene encoding popeye domain-containing protein 3, translated as MEPSDFEAMNFTVKPTESAYPLCEKWQDGSEGSVFHLANIFLFFGFMGGSGFYGHLYFFTFLTLGFFCTSLWAWADTCTPDAFLWCLALFAVSLGQLVHVAYRLKNVSFKRDFQDLYNCLFKKLGVSLTQYGKIVNCCEGDVHTIEKDHCFAVEGKTTIDKLSLLLSGRIRVTVQGEFLHYIYPFQFLDSPEWDSLKPSEEGVFQVTLSADNPCTYVAWRRKKLYLLFAKHRYIARIFALVVRNDIADKLYSLNDKAFDCAGHRYDLRLPSYCHMPETELETADVVPKVPAQE; from the exons atggaGCCTTCTGACTTCGAAGCCATGAACTTCACGGTGAAGCCCACAGAGAGCGCGTACCCCTTATGTGAGAAATGGCAAGACGGCTCCGAGGGCTCCGTGTTCCACCTCGCTAACATCTTCCTATTTTTCGGCTTCATGGGAGGGAGCGGCTTTTATGGACATTTATATTTCTTCACCTTCCTGACGTTGGGCTTCTTCTGCACTTCTCTGTGGGCTTGGGCGGACACATGCACGCCGGACGCCTTCCTGTGGTGTTTGGCGCTCTTCGCGGTGTCTTTGGGCCAGCTTGTCCACGTCGCCTACAGACTCAAGAACGTCTCCTTCAAAAGGGACTTCCAGGACCTTTACAACTGCCTCTTTAAGAAGCTGGGAGTGTCACTCACACAATACGGGAAGATAGTTAACTGCTGCGAGGGAGACGTCCACACCATAGAGAAGGACCACTGCTTCGCCGTCGAGGGGAAGACCACCATTGATAAGTTGTCGTTGCTCCTTTCTGGCAG aATCAGAGTGACAGTTCAGGGCGAGTTTCTACACTACATCTACCCCTTTCAGTTTTTGGATTCACCAGAATGGGACTCACTCAAACCATCAGAGGAGGGTGTATTCCAG GTCACTCTGTCAGCCGACAACCCGTGTACATATGTGGCATGGAGAAGGAAGAAACTCTATCTTCTCTTTGCCAAACACCGCTACATAGCCAGGATCTTCGCCCTGGTTGTGCGGAATGACATCGCAGACAAGCTGTACTCCCTTAACGACAAGGCATTCGACTGCGCCGGGCACCGCTACGATCTCCGCTTACCAAGTTACTGTCACATGCCAGAGACCGAATTAGAAACGGCAGATGTCGTCCCGAAAGTCCCAGCGCAGGAATGA